The DNA segment TTCACCAATTTTCCTAAGCTATACGAAGGAAGATCGGGGATAAGTTTTTTAGATAATTCTACCGTGCAAAGTGTGTTCTTTTCATATTTATAGCCCAATCGGTCAAATTCGGTAGTAAGAATTCGGTTGTCAAACTTGGCGTTGTGAGCAACCAAAATACAATCTTCAGTAATTTCAATGATGCGTTTTGCTACTTCATAAAACTTAGGGGCACTGCGTAACATTTGGTTGTTAATGCCTGTTAAATTTACCACAAATGGTTGTATACTGCGCTCCGGATTAACCAAACTGCTAAACTGATCTACAACTTCATGCCCGTTAAAACGGTAAATTGCTATTTCGGTAATACCTTCTTCATTGTATTTTCCGCCGGTTGTTTCAATATCTAAAATAGCGTACATGTCTCTCGTTCTCCTTTTTTATTGAATATAAATTATAATGTGGTTATTAATAATTTCGTTTGCCAAAAATAGCACTTCCCACGCGAACTAAATTACTTCCTTTTTCCATAGCTATAGCGTAATCACCACTCATACCCATGGAGAGTTTTGTGAAGTTATACGTTTCTTTAATATTGTCGTAGATATCTTTTAACTTCTGAAATTCATTGGCAACTTGCGTTTCGTCATCGGTAAAGGTAGCCATTCCCATTAGGCCGATTACGTTTACATTTTCATATTTCTGAAACGTTTCCGAAGCCAATAACTCTAACGCTTCTTCTTTATCCAAACCAAACTTACTATCTTCTTCGGCTATTTTAATTTGAAGCAGACAATCAATCACGCGTTCTTCCTTTTTAGCTTGTTTATTAACTTCTTTTAACAGACGTTTGCTATCAACAGAATGAATTAAACTTACAAACGGCGCCATATATTTCACCTTATTACGCTGAACATGACCAATCATATGCCATTCAATATCTTTAGGCATTTCTTGCCATTTGCTCTCCATTTCTTGCACCTTATTCTCACCAAAAATACGGTGACCAATATTGTAGGCCTCCATAATTTCTGAAACCGGTTTTGTTTTTGAAACGGCAACCAAAGTTACATCTTCGGGCAACTGCTCTTTAAATGATTTTATTTTTTCTGAAATACTCATAACGTTCTCTTTTCTTCAGTAAAATACAAATAGGAAGCTTTAGTAAAAACTAAAGTTTGTTAAACAATCTAAAACTCGTAAATAGTGACTCCGCTGCGTAATTTGGGTAATACGAAGGTGGTTTTAGGAGGCATTTTTAGCCCTTCATCTGCAATTTTTTTCATTTCAGAAACGCGTACTGGCAATAGACCAAAACCTACCGTAAACTCTCCTGTATCTACAACGGTCTGTACATACGCCATATCGCTTTTACCATCGGTGTATTTTATACGTTGGTCGTTTCGTAAGTCTTTAACGCCTAAAATTGGTTTTAAAATGGTAATAAATAAAATTTGAGCATCTAATGCATCGAGCGCATTGTTTATAGTATAGTTTTTTTTACGAAGGTAGAGCGAATAAAACTCTCCATCCAAATACATGCTAAAATTTTGTTTTTGAGTGGGTTTGTAGTACTCTAAACCTCTATTTTCAATTCGGAACATTGCATCTAGCTGAATTAAAAACTCTTCTTTGCTCAGCCCGTTAAGATCCTTTACCAAGCGGTTAAATTCATAAATTTTTAAATCACTCTCAGGAATTAAATAGCTCATAAAGTAATTATAAGGCTCGTTTCCGGTGTGATTATCATTCTCTTCTTTTAAATCTTCTGCTAATAAGGATGATGAAGCACTACGATGATGACCATCAGCAATGTAAAGGTTTTCCATTTCAGAAAACACTTCTTTTATTTTTGAAACAGTGGTTTCATCATCTACATTCCATAAATAATGTGTGTCGCGGTAGGTTGTGGTAAACTCATACTCAGCACGCGTTTTCATTACGTTGCTTACAATATTTGAAAGTTCTTCATTGTCAGGATGGGTAAGAAGTACAGCTTCAGCGTTAAATCCGACTGTCTTTAAGTATTCTTTAAAAACAACTTCTTTATACTGAAGTGTTTCCTCGTGTTTTTTTATCACGTTATTCTTGTAGTCTTCCGTGCTGGCGGCAGCGACGATTCCGTTAAATTCAAGCCCATCTCGGTTTACAATTTTATAGATGTAAAAACTAGGTTTCTCATCGTCAATGAATACACCATCTTCTTTAAATTCCTGATAGCGGTTTCTAACCAACGAATAGCGTTGCTCCCCAGAAATTTCTTTATGATATTTAAAACCAGGATTTACAATGTGCAAAAATGAAAACGGGTTATCCCGAAGCCGCGACTCCCTTTGTTCTTGGGTATAGCTGTCGTACGACCGTGCAGCAATTAGACTCACTTTATCACGGGTAGGCCGTACGGCTTTAAAAGGGATTATTTTTGCCATGGTTTATAAAAATAGGCTCTTCGACTCCGCTCTGAGACCAGTTTATACTTCAATTTTTAAGTTAGCAAGAAAAGTTACTTAGCAAACTGTTTTGATACGGTTTCCGCTTTTCTATTTTCAGAATAGTCGTAAAAACCTTCTCCGCTTTTCACACCCATTTTACCGGCCATAACCATATTTACTAATAAAGGACACGGTGCGTATTTTGGGTTTTTAAATCCGTCGTACATTACGTTTAAAATAGAAAGGCAAACGTCTAAGCCAATAAAATCTGCTAATTGTAAAGGTCCCATTGGGTGTGCCATTCCTAATTTCATTACGGTGTCTATTTCTTCAACACCTGCTACGCTATTATAAAGTGTTTCAACAGCTTCGTTAATCATGGGCATTAAAATACGGTTAGCAACAAAACCAGGGTAATCGTTAACTTCTACCGGGACTTTATTCAGCTTTTTTGAAAGCTCTTCAACTGTGTTGTAGGTTTCGGCACTTGTGCTATACCCTTTAATAATTTCAACCAATTTCATAATTGGTACAGGGTTCATAAAGTGCATTCCAATCACCATTTCAGGTCTTGATGTTACAGCAGCAATTTCAGTAATAGAAATAGAAGAGGTATTACTGGCTAAGATGGTCTCATTAGAACAAAATTTATCAAGATCTTTAAAAATTTTCAATTTTAGATCTAAGTTTTCTGTTGCTGCTTCAACTACTAAGTTGGCATATTCAACACCATCTACAAGATTGGTATATGTGGTAATATTAGCAAGCGTACGCTTTTTGTCATCTTCACTTATTTTTTCTTTAGCAACCATTCTATCTAAATTTTTAGTGATAGTAGCTATTCCTTTATTTAAAGAATCTTTTGAGACATCAATTAGCTGTACTTTATAATCGTTTTGTGCAAAGGTATGGGCAATTCCGTTTCCCATGGTTCCTGCACCAATTACTGCTATATTTTTCATAGTATTTATAATGTTTTAAAGTTTGAAATTATTTGCATTGCTACTCGCAATGCTTCAGTACCTTGTTCTAAACTAACAACGGGTGTTGTGTCATTATTAATAGAATCGGCAAAAGTTTCCAGTTCGTCTAAAATGGCGTTGTTGTTATCTACTTTCGGGTTGTCAAAATAGATTTGTTTTTTTATTCCTTCTGCATTGGTAAGTATCATCGCGAAGTCGTCTGGTGTTTTTGGTGCATCTTTCATTTTTACCACTTCACATTTCTTCTCGAGAAAATCTACTGAAATGTAGGCATCACGCTGAAAAAACCGTGCTTTTCGCATTTTTTTCATAGAAATTCTACTTGCGGTGAGGTTTGCAACGCAACCGTTTTCAAATTCTATTCGAGCGTTGGCAATATCAGGTGTTTCACTAATAACTGAAACGCCGCTAGCGTGCACTTCTTTCACTTTAGATTGTACCACACTTAAAATTGCATCGATATCATGAATCATTAAATCTAAAACAACCGAAACATCTGTACCACGCGGATTGAATTCTGCTAAGCGATGCGACTCAATAAACATAGGGT comes from the Marixanthomonas ophiurae genome and includes:
- a CDS encoding 3-hydroxybutyryl-CoA dehydrogenase — protein: MKNIAVIGAGTMGNGIAHTFAQNDYKVQLIDVSKDSLNKGIATITKNLDRMVAKEKISEDDKKRTLANITTYTNLVDGVEYANLVVEAATENLDLKLKIFKDLDKFCSNETILASNTSSISITEIAAVTSRPEMVIGMHFMNPVPIMKLVEIIKGYSTSAETYNTVEELSKKLNKVPVEVNDYPGFVANRILMPMINEAVETLYNSVAGVEEIDTVMKLGMAHPMGPLQLADFIGLDVCLSILNVMYDGFKNPKYAPCPLLVNMVMAGKMGVKSGEGFYDYSENRKAETVSKQFAK
- a CDS encoding Gfo/Idh/MocA family protein — translated: MLKAGVLGAGHLGKIHLKLLEQSTKYELVGFYDKDKEASEKVESEFGYKSFPSIEALIEACDMVDVVTPTLYHFDAAKQVIEAGKHLFIEKPITHTVPEAEALLELAKIHKVKGQVGQVERFNPAFMAVNHKIKNPMFIESHRLAEFNPRGTDVSVVLDLMIHDIDAILSVVQSKVKEVHASGVSVISETPDIANARIEFENGCVANLTASRISMKKMRKARFFQRDAYISVDFLEKKCEVVKMKDAPKTPDDFAMILTNAEGIKKQIYFDNPKVDNNNAILDELETFADSINNDTTPVVSLEQGTEALRVAMQIISNFKTL
- a CDS encoding DUF1015 domain-containing protein — its product is MAKIIPFKAVRPTRDKVSLIAARSYDSYTQEQRESRLRDNPFSFLHIVNPGFKYHKEISGEQRYSLVRNRYQEFKEDGVFIDDEKPSFYIYKIVNRDGLEFNGIVAAASTEDYKNNVIKKHEETLQYKEVVFKEYLKTVGFNAEAVLLTHPDNEELSNIVSNVMKTRAEYEFTTTYRDTHYLWNVDDETTVSKIKEVFSEMENLYIADGHHRSASSSLLAEDLKEENDNHTGNEPYNYFMSYLIPESDLKIYEFNRLVKDLNGLSKEEFLIQLDAMFRIENRGLEYYKPTQKQNFSMYLDGEFYSLYLRKKNYTINNALDALDAQILFITILKPILGVKDLRNDQRIKYTDGKSDMAYVQTVVDTGEFTVGFGLLPVRVSEMKKIADEGLKMPPKTTFVLPKLRSGVTIYEF
- a CDS encoding YggS family pyridoxal phosphate-dependent enzyme; amino-acid sequence: MSISEKIKSFKEQLPEDVTLVAVSKTKPVSEIMEAYNIGHRIFGENKVQEMESKWQEMPKDIEWHMIGHVQRNKVKYMAPFVSLIHSVDSKRLLKEVNKQAKKEERVIDCLLQIKIAEEDSKFGLDKEEALELLASETFQKYENVNVIGLMGMATFTDDETQVANEFQKLKDIYDNIKETYNFTKLSMGMSGDYAIAMEKGSNLVRVGSAIFGKRNY